From the genome of Natronococcus sp. CG52:
CGAGCGTGCGAGTTCCTCTCCGGGAGCGCCCTGCACATCACATACGCAAGGACGGCCTCAGTGAGCTGGTCTAATTTTTAACAATGTAGTGACCCTCCGGAACACCTTCTCGGATGAAGAGGTAAAATTCCGAATTCCTAGCACTCTGCCTCTTCGCTTTCTACAGAGATAACAAGATTGTAGCCTTGCCGTCTAGCGATCCTACAGAGCGCAATATCGGGCATGGTAGGGTACGATAGCGGCTTATTTGGCCTGCACGGAACGTGCGAATCTTGCTGTTAGGCAATAATTACTAGACGTGGGCGCTAATCCTAGCACGTTCTGCAACGCACCTTTTCGTGAAGAACACACGCGTGAGATTGTCGTATAACGTCATCTACTATCATTGGTGAAGTTAGCAGTCAGAAAACATTCGGAGTCCAGGGCACTGTCTAGTTTAGCACCTCCGCTGGCGTCTGTCCGTGGAGTGACTGATGAGGTCGTTGTGTGTTGTAGTAGTGTACGAACTGTTCAAGCCATTCTCTGACGCTGGCCCGACTGCCCACCCACGAGTTATGGAAGCGGTCGATCCGCATTTTGAGGGTATGAAACCACGTTTCGATCAGGTTTCTCTCGATGTAGTCGAGCTGACCGCTCAATCCGAATCGAGAGAGGGCAGTCAGATAGCCGTAGCCATCGACGAGAAACACCGCCTCGGAGAGATCGTGTTTCTCGGTCAGTCTGTGAATGAATGCAGCAGCTGGATTGGTGCCTCGTCGTCCAAAGACTGCGACATCGAGAACCAACCGTGAGTCTATGTCTATTGCAGCATACACCCAGGACCAGTTGCCATTGATTTTGACAGCAGTCTCATCAACGGCGACCCGCGACGGCTTCGCCGTCGGCGGGTCTGGAACGCTGTCAGCCAGCCGATGTACCCGGTGCCAGATTGCTTGATGAGAACGTTCAACGCCGATCAAGCGAAGAATCGCTTGTGTCTCTCGGAGCGAACAACCGGTTGTGTGAAGGCGGACGGCGAACACCTTGACGGGCGTCGCCGTCCGCTCACGCTCCCAAGATTCTTCTAAATCCGTCGCGTAAGACTCGCTGAGCAGGTCTGCGAGCTGCATGTCCAAACCAACTCCACGACCTGCTCGCTTCTCAAACCGCGCTAACTAGACGGTGCCCCGACAACGGATCCGTCAACATCCTTGACGCCGACCTCGACACCCCGCACATGAACGCGAACAAAAATAACGAATCACTCCGCGAATACCTCGTCGGCATCAACTGGATCGACACGCACCTCATCACGGACGCGTACTGGAAACCCGGCATGTACGCCAACCAAAACACCGCCACCAAACTCCGCAACCAATACACCATCGAACACCTCTACCAACACTTCGACATCACTGAGTAACACGGTCAAGCCAACCAATCAGACCAACCTATACGATTCTGCGGAACCCCTTGAAAATTGATAGAACAGTCGTGCTGAATAGAGAAAACGAAATTAGCGCCAAGTGACTTAGCGACTACAACGATTGGATTGTGGGTACCCGATCTTTTGTACCGCCAGTCTAGTAGCGTACTTTGGAGTACGATACTTCAGAGTATGATTATACGAAGTATTATATCTGGGGGCACGGTATTAGTGGCTATGCCTGGGTTTGTGAACCGAACGGAGGAACTCTTACACCTTTACAAACTCTATGAGTCAGATAAGGCGGAGTTGGCGGTGATTTTCGGGCGACGACGCCTCGGGAAAACCGAACTCGTCAAGCAGTCTCTCAAAGGATACGACGAGGCAATCCTCTATCAGGCGAAGCAAAAAACGAGTGCGCTACAGCTCCAGCAGTTCGTCGAAGTCGCTTCGGACGTGTACCCGGGGATCAGGCGGATCCGCGAAGAGTGGGAGTCTATCCTCGGATATCTCGCAGATCAGGATGCGATCGTCGTCCTCGACGAGTTTCCATATTTGGTTGAACAAGACGAAAGCCTCCCCTCGGTTTTGCAGGCGATGTTCGACCACGAACTCGACGACTCCAGTGCTACGTTCGTCCTCGTCGGTTCGTCGATCAGCATGATGGAGGAAGCTGCACTGTTGCGAAATAGTCCACTCTACGGTCGTTCGTCACTAAAACTAGATATCAGACAGCTTCCGTTCGATGCGGCGATGGAGTTCTTCTCCGAGAGCTACACCGCTGACGAGCAGGTGTTCACCTGGGGAATCTTCGGTGGCGTTCCGTACTATCTCGAAGAAGTGGATCCAACGGGGAGCCTCGGAGAGAACATTCAACGGACGATCCTCTCTCGGCACGGGACGCTACACGACGAACCAGACTACGTTCTCCGAATGGAACTTACGGAGCCGACGCGATACTTTTCGATTCTGGAAGCGATCGCAGGCGGAAGTACGAGTCGAAACGAGATTGCCGGAGCGACGGGTATCGATTACAATCAACTATCAAAATACTTGAATCAACTCTCCCGGTTGCGACTGGTCGAGCAACACGTTCCAATTACCGAACGAAAGGAGCGGACCAAGCGAAGCCGCTACCGTATCCGTGACCAGTTCTTCCGGTTCTGGTTTCACTTCGTCTACGGGAGCGGTGACAGATACGAGGATTTTGGCGACGAAGCGTACGAGACGCTCATCGAGCCGGAACTCGCGGACTTCATAAGCGACTCGTTCGAAGATCTCTGCGGTTCCGCTCTTCGAACGCTGTATCCTGAGTATACGATCACGGACGTCGGTCAATGGTGGTATCAGGAGCACGAGGTCGACGTCGTGGGTCTGACGAACGAGGACGCGCTGATCGCTGGAGAGTGCAAATTCCAGCGGTCACCGTTGGATTACGACGCGTTCTCGAAGCTTCAAACTCACGTAAACGAACTTCGATGGACGCCATCCGGAGGCGGAGAGCGGAGGCACGAATACGCGTTGTTCTCTCGAAGCGGCTTTACGCAGGCCGTAGAGGACGCTGCCGAGGAACGAGATAATCTGCAGTTGTTCACCGTCGACGACGTCGTAACAGCGCTGAAATCATAACTGCAGGTACCGTTGAATTAGCGCCTCTACGAGGCGATTGCCTCTCTAAATACCTTAGTCGGGGTTCCATTTTCGCTTTCTCGCTCCGCTTGTGCAGTGACTCTCGAGGATTCCGGTACTGAGTGCGTGATTGAGTCACACCGTATTCCAGAGACGGCTGACTTCCTAAGTACGATAGGGGGACCAAGCAGCCGT
Proteins encoded in this window:
- a CDS encoding IS6 family transposase, encoding MQLADLLSESYATDLEESWERERTATPVKVFAVRLHTTGCSLRETQAILRLIGVERSHQAIWHRVHRLADSVPDPPTAKPSRVAVDETAVKINGNWSWVYAAIDIDSRLVLDVAVFGRRGTNPAAAFIHRLTEKHDLSEAVFLVDGYGYLTALSRFGLSGQLDYIERNLIETWFHTLKMRIDRFHNSWVGSRASVREWLEQFVHYYNTQRPHQSLHGQTPAEVLN
- a CDS encoding ATP-binding protein, producing MPGFVNRTEELLHLYKLYESDKAELAVIFGRRRLGKTELVKQSLKGYDEAILYQAKQKTSALQLQQFVEVASDVYPGIRRIREEWESILGYLADQDAIVVLDEFPYLVEQDESLPSVLQAMFDHELDDSSATFVLVGSSISMMEEAALLRNSPLYGRSSLKLDIRQLPFDAAMEFFSESYTADEQVFTWGIFGGVPYYLEEVDPTGSLGENIQRTILSRHGTLHDEPDYVLRMELTEPTRYFSILEAIAGGSTSRNEIAGATGIDYNQLSKYLNQLSRLRLVEQHVPITERKERTKRSRYRIRDQFFRFWFHFVYGSGDRYEDFGDEAYETLIEPELADFISDSFEDLCGSALRTLYPEYTITDVGQWWYQEHEVDVVGLTNEDALIAGECKFQRSPLDYDAFSKLQTHVNELRWTPSGGGERRHEYALFSRSGFTQAVEDAAEERDNLQLFTVDDVVTALKS